The Flavobacteriales bacterium genome contains the following window.
GACCACGAAGGCATCACCACGCGTGTGCCCGAAGCGAGCCTCACCGAAGGCCGCGTGAAGAGCGGTGGCCGTAACAACACCGGCAAAATGACCATGCGCTATCTCGGCGGTGGTCACAAGCAGCGTTATCGCATCATCGATTTCAAGCGCGACAAGCACGGCATCAACGCCACGGTGAAGACGATCGAGTACGATCCGAACCGCAGCGCGCGCATCGCCCTGCTGCAGTACGCCGACGGTGAGAAGCGCTACATCCTCGCGCCCAACGGGGTGAAGGTGGGCCAGGTGCTCGTAAGCGGCACCGGCGTTCCGCCCGAAGTGGGCAACACGCTGCCGCTGGGCGAGATGCCCTTGGGTACCATCGTGCACAACGTGGAACTGCAACCCGGCAAGGGCGGCAGCTTCGTGCGCAGTGCCGGCACCTTCGCGCAGCTGAACGCCCGCGACGGCAAGTACGCCACGCTGAAGATGCCGAGCGGTGAAGTGCGCATGGTGCTCTGCGCCTGCCTCGCCACCGTGGGCACCGTGGGCAACGCCGAGCACATGCTGCAGAAGAGCGGTAAGGCCGGTCGCAGCCGCTGGCTGGGCCGCCGTCCCCGCACCCGTGCCGTTGCCATGAACCCGGTCGATCACCCGATGGGTGGTGGCGAGGGCCGTGCATCGGGCGGACACCCGCGCAGCCGCAAGGGCCTATTGGCGAAGGGCAAGAAGACCCGCCACCCGAAGAACACTTCCAGCAAGTTCATCATCTCGCGCCGCAAGAGC
Protein-coding sequences here:
- the rplB gene encoding 50S ribosomal protein L2 — encoded protein: MGIKKLNPVTPGTRHRVITDHEGITTRVPEASLTEGRVKSGGRNNTGKMTMRYLGGGHKQRYRIIDFKRDKHGINATVKTIEYDPNRSARIALLQYADGEKRYILAPNGVKVGQVLVSGTGVPPEVGNTLPLGEMPLGTIVHNVELQPGKGGSFVRSAGTFAQLNARDGKYATLKMPSGEVRMVLCACLATVGTVGNAEHMLQKSGKAGRSRWLGRRPRTRAVAMNPVDHPMGGGEGRASGGHPRSRKGLLAKGKKTRHPKNTSSKFIISRRKSKAAAI